One Pseudomonas abieticivorans genomic region harbors:
- a CDS encoding glutathione S-transferase family protein → MLKVWGRKNSSNVRKVLWCLEELNLPYQAIDAGGAFGLVNEPEYRAKNPNGRVPTLEDGDFVLWESNTIVRYLCGQYAADSGWYPADAKQRAQAEKWMDWTTSSLADPFKPLFWGILRTPPEQQDWVQINAAHEACSELLAMADQVLATQPYLSGDEFGMGDIPLGCFIYAWFEMPIERASMVHLSAWYERLKQRPAYQKAVMTALT, encoded by the coding sequence ATGCTTAAAGTCTGGGGTCGTAAAAACTCTTCCAACGTGCGCAAGGTGCTCTGGTGCCTTGAAGAGCTCAACCTGCCGTATCAAGCCATCGATGCCGGCGGGGCGTTTGGCCTGGTCAATGAGCCTGAATACCGCGCCAAGAACCCCAACGGCCGGGTGCCGACCCTGGAAGACGGCGATTTCGTGCTGTGGGAATCCAACACCATCGTGCGCTACCTGTGTGGCCAATACGCGGCAGACTCCGGCTGGTATCCCGCTGACGCGAAACAGCGCGCCCAGGCGGAAAAATGGATGGATTGGACCACCTCATCCCTGGCCGACCCGTTCAAGCCGCTGTTCTGGGGCATCCTGCGCACGCCGCCCGAGCAGCAGGACTGGGTGCAGATCAACGCCGCGCACGAGGCCTGTTCGGAACTGTTGGCCATGGCCGATCAAGTCCTGGCCACGCAACCTTACTTGTCGGGCGATGAGTTCGGCATGGGTGATATACCCTTGGGTTGTTTCATCTACGCCTGGTTCGAGATGCCCATCGAGCGTGCATCCATGGTGCATTTGAGCGCCTGGTATGAACGATTGAAACAACGACCTGCCTACCAGAAGGCGGTGATGACCGCGTTGACCTGA
- a CDS encoding ABC transporter ATP-binding protein translates to MNSALSIRQLTKTYGNGFQALKGIDLDVAEGDFFALLGPNGAGKSTTIGILSTLVNKTSGTVNIFGNDLDKDPAALKRCIGVVPQEFNFNQFEKTFDIVVTQAGYYGIPPRIAKERAEQYLTQLGLWDKRDTPSRELSGGMKRRLMIARALIHEPRLLILDEPTAGVDIELRRSMWTFLTELNEKGITIILTTHYLEEAEQLCRNIGIIDHGTIVENTSMRKLLGTLHVETFLLDLKQDLQAPPQLVGYPCRLIDAHTLEVQVDKAEGITSLFGQLALHNIEVQSLRNKTNRLEELFVSLVEKNLAKVAV, encoded by the coding sequence ATGAATTCTGCTCTGTCCATTCGGCAGTTGACCAAAACTTACGGCAATGGCTTCCAGGCCCTCAAGGGGATCGACCTGGATGTAGCCGAAGGTGACTTTTTCGCCTTGCTGGGCCCTAACGGCGCCGGCAAGTCCACCACCATCGGTATTCTTTCCACCCTGGTGAATAAAACCAGCGGCACGGTGAATATCTTCGGCAACGACCTGGACAAAGACCCGGCGGCGCTCAAGCGCTGCATTGGCGTGGTGCCCCAGGAGTTCAATTTCAACCAGTTTGAAAAGACCTTCGACATTGTCGTGACCCAGGCCGGTTACTACGGTATCCCGCCGCGCATCGCCAAGGAGCGCGCCGAGCAATACCTCACCCAACTGGGCCTGTGGGACAAGCGCGACACGCCCTCGCGCGAGCTTTCTGGCGGCATGAAGCGCCGGCTGATGATCGCCCGCGCGCTGATTCACGAGCCGCGCCTGCTGATCCTCGACGAGCCTACCGCCGGTGTCGATATCGAACTGCGCCGCTCGATGTGGACGTTCCTCACCGAGCTCAACGAAAAAGGCATCACCATCATCCTCACCACCCATTACCTGGAAGAGGCTGAACAGTTGTGCCGCAACATCGGCATCATCGACCACGGCACCATTGTCGAGAACACCAGCATGCGCAAGTTGCTCGGCACCTTGCACGTGGAGACATTCCTGCTCGACCTCAAGCAGGACTTGCAGGCGCCGCCACAGTTGGTCGGCTACCCGTGCCGGCTGATCGATGCGCACACCCTGGAAGTGCAGGTGGATAAAGCCGAGGGCATTACCTCGCTGTTCGGCCAGTTGGCCCTGCATAACATCGAAGTGCAAAGCCTGCGCAATAAAACCAATCGCCTGGAGGAGCTGTTCGTGTCCCTGGTGGAAAAAAACCTGGCGAAGGTGGCCGTATGA